CTTCCACAAGTTCAGCCACTGTCATGCCTGCCCTGACCCGCGCCTGTATGACCGGGCTGGTGCAGGCGGTCTTCCCGTTCTCACCGTGCATATAAACTGATTATGTTATTGGCTGGATACTGCATTAAACGAATGGGCACCGGAAAATATGAATGGTATGGGGGGCTGGATTATCAGGCACAGGCAATCCCACCTAACTGAAGGGGACCTGTGCCAGCGGGTATCGTTTTTCCTGTCAGCACTCTTCTTCGACAGCCACCCTGTATCAGGAATCAGCCATACTGAATATAATTTCCTTCGAGGCGGTGTACCGGATTGAATCCTACATCCACAACTGTCTCTGCGCCGGATATACCCGGCAGCGTCTGTGTGGCAGTAAATAAGATACGAACCGGTGTTTTTATCCGTAGTCTTCAGTTCTCTCTTAAGAGGTGCAAGCAGCATGTTCACCCTACCGGCAATGTGTCCTTCTGGCAATACCGGTGATACATCAACCGCCAGCGTAGAGGCTTTTTGTGCAATAATGACACGGTCTCAGCAGCCATATCCGTGTAACAGGAAACGGAATTGCCCCATGTCCTGGTTCCCGGTATGCAACAATAGGCATGGGACTTGTTTGGGTTCAGTACCGGGTGACAGGAAGCAAGGATTAATGTGTGTTTATCATGCAACTGACAGTGTATGAGGTGGTGAAAGACGGAATCTCTTACTAAGTCAATAATAGCATCATATCCCGCACAACCACGCTATCTGCTTGCAATTCTCCAGGATGTTCAGGAGAAAGAGCATTACATCTCTGTTGATGTGATGCGGTCAGTTGCCGCGTACCTGAATGTACCTGAAAGCCGGGTTTACAGCGTTGCCACGTTCTACAAGGCACTCAGCCTTGTTCCTCTCGGAAAGAACGTCATAAAAATGTGTGACGGCACGGCATGCCATATCCGTGGATCGCCTGAGGTGCTGAAAGCATTTGAGAAGGAACTGGGAATCAAAAACGGGGAGACAACTGAAGATGGCATGTTCACATTGCAGACAGTAAACTGTCTGGGTGCCTGTGCACTTGCACCGGTAGTGACTATAAATGATCGCGTCTTTGGGAAGGTCAGGGTAAAAGATGTGCCTGGTATCATCCAGGAGGTTCTTGAAGATGAAACTGAATAGTCCGAAAGCACTTGATGAATATCGTAATTCTCTCCCCCCGAGAGGAGGGGGTGCTCCCATACGTATACGTGTCTGTGCCGGTACC
Above is a window of Methanogenium organophilum DNA encoding:
- the nuoE gene encoding NADH-quinone oxidoreductase subunit NuoE, which produces MASYPAQPRYLLAILQDVQEKEHYISVDVMRSVAAYLNVPESRVYSVATFYKALSLVPLGKNVIKMCDGTACHIRGSPEVLKAFEKELGIKNGETTEDGMFTLQTVNCLGACALAPVVTINDRVFGKVRVKDVPGIIQEVLEDETE